The Sandaracinus amylolyticus genomic interval GAGCGCGGGGCGCCTGACCCTCGTCGGGTTCTCGAGCTACTCGGGCAACAAGGTCACGGTCGTCGACGACTGCGGCTGGTACCACTTCTACTGCCACCTGCAGCGCATCGCGCCGGGGATCCGCGACGGAGTGCGGGTCACCGCGGGCCAGGTGATCGGCTACGTGGGCCGCACCGGCAGCGCGTCGAACGGCGTGGTGCACCTGCACTACTCGATCTATCCCGACGGCGACTACGACCGCGGCGTCGATCCGTGGCGCTACACGCACCCGGTCGAGCGCAACGTGTGCGGCGCGAGCTGCACGCCGGGCGCCGAGGTGTGCAACGGGCGCGATGACGACTGCGACGGCAACAGCGACGAGGACGACGTGTGCGACGTCGCGCTGCTGCAGGAGCAGCCGCACGCCTACGCGCCGCCGAGCTCGACGGACGTGAACGCCGACGGACGCGCCGACGTGTGCGCGCGCGGCGCGTCCGGCGTGCGCTGCTGGACCGCGCGTGACGGCGGATGGAACGAGGCGGTGCTCGCCGCGCCGTGGAGCGACGCGAACGGCTGGGGCGACGTGACGAACTACGCGACGATCCGCATGGGCGACGTGAACGCCGACGGACGCGCCGATCTCTGCGGGCGCGCGAACGATGACGTGTGGTGCGCGGTCGCGACCGCCGACGGGTTCACCGCGCCCGCGGTGTGGCGCCCCGCGATCTCCGACGCGAACGGGTGGAACCAGGCGCGCTTCTACACGACGCTGCGCCTGGCCGACGTGAACGGCGACCGCCGCGAGGATCTCTGCGCGCGCGACAGCCAGGGCTTCGGGTGCTGGCTCTCGGACGGGACGCGCTTCGATCGCCGCATCGACGGGCCGCGCTGGTCGGACGCGTCGGGCTGGGGCGCGCCGCGGTTCTACGGCACGGTGCGGATGGGCGACGTGAACGGCGATCGGCGCAGCGACGTGTGCGCGCGCAGCTCGGCGGGCATCGAGTGCTGGCTCGCCGACGGCGAGGGCTTCCCGACGCGCGTCGCGGGGCCGGCGTGGAGCGACGAGAGCGGCTGGGGCGCGGTGCAGTACTGGAGCACGCTGCGCCTCGCGGACGTGAACGGCGACGGGCGCGCCGACGTGTGCGCGCGCAGCTCGACGGATCTGCGCTGCGTGCTCGCGAGCGAGAGCGGCTTCGGCGAGACGGTGATCGTCGCGCCGCTGTCGAACGGCAGCGGATGGAGCGACCGCGCGAACTACGCGACGCTGCGCGTGGGCGACGTGAACGGCGACGGCGCCGACGATCTGTGCGCGCGCGCGAACGCGCAGGTGCACTGCTGGACGTGGGATGGCGACGGTTTCGTCGGGCACGCCGGTCCTGCGTGGGACGAGGCGAACGGATGGAGCGCGGCGCACTACTACGACACGATCCAGCTCGCCGACGTGAGCGGTGACGGGCTCGACGACATCTGCGCGCGCGCGGCGGTCGGATGGATTTGCCAGCCCTCGGCGGGCGACTCGTTCGGCGCGGTGATCGAACTCGGCGACATGGGCAACGAGCAGGGTTGGACCGACGCGCGTTACTGGACGACGATCCTCTCGAGCAGCCGCACCTGCCGCGCCGAGATGGAGGCGTGCAACGGGCGCGACGACGACTGCGACGGCGAGGTCGACGAGCACGCGGTGGACGAGATCTGCAACGGCGTGGACGACGACTGCGACGGCGAGGTGGACGAGAGCGCGAGCGACGAGGTGTGCAACGGGCGCGACGACGACTGCGACGGCGAGGCCGACGACGGGCTCTCGTGCACGGGCGTCGAGAGCGACGGCGGCGTGGGCACGACGCCGCGGACCGACGGCGGAACGGGCGGCGGACGCGTGCGGGTCGACGGCGGCTGCGCGGTGTCGTCGGGCGGGGTGTCGTCGGGGCCGAGCGCGAGCGCGTGGTGGCTGGTCGCGGCGATGATCGCGGTGGCGGCGCGCCGTCGCCGTCGGTAGCCGGTAGCGTGCGCGTCGCGTGCACGACCACGTCGCGATCGTGGTCGTGCACGCGCGCCGCACGCAGACGGGATCCCTCGATCACCAGCCGCGCGCCCACTCGGACGACGGCGGCATGGCGCGGCT includes:
- a CDS encoding VCBS repeat domain-containing M23 family metallopeptidase, with the translated sequence MGRVSSALAVVLVLGACTNAPEVEVATEAVRCNPVVTVYPVRGRHNHGYDRNAGNSSLWTCDDAYSNEDFIAGDHIGNDIWAAEGTPVVASSAGRLTLVGFSSYSGNKVTVVDDCGWYHFYCHLQRIAPGIRDGVRVTAGQVIGYVGRTGSASNGVVHLHYSIYPDGDYDRGVDPWRYTHPVERNVCGASCTPGAEVCNGRDDDCDGNSDEDDVCDVALLQEQPHAYAPPSSTDVNADGRADVCARGASGVRCWTARDGGWNEAVLAAPWSDANGWGDVTNYATIRMGDVNADGRADLCGRANDDVWCAVATADGFTAPAVWRPAISDANGWNQARFYTTLRLADVNGDRREDLCARDSQGFGCWLSDGTRFDRRIDGPRWSDASGWGAPRFYGTVRMGDVNGDRRSDVCARSSAGIECWLADGEGFPTRVAGPAWSDESGWGAVQYWSTLRLADVNGDGRADVCARSSTDLRCVLASESGFGETVIVAPLSNGSGWSDRANYATLRVGDVNGDGADDLCARANAQVHCWTWDGDGFVGHAGPAWDEANGWSAAHYYDTIQLADVSGDGLDDICARAAVGWICQPSAGDSFGAVIELGDMGNEQGWTDARYWTTILSSSRTCRAEMEACNGRDDDCDGEVDEHAVDEICNGVDDDCDGEVDESASDEVCNGRDDDCDGEADDGLSCTGVESDGGVGTTPRTDGGTGGGRVRVDGGCAVSSGGVSSGPSASAWWLVAAMIAVAARRRRR